atctgccaaaatgggtcttgaatacctgttctccttcttatttaTACTATcagccctatgtggaacctgattatcttgtatctacccaagggcttaatacatttcttggcacatagtaagtattttccaaatattattattattaagaagaagaaaaagaatctgATCTGCTTTTCCACAGGCATTTCTTAACTCCACTCATGGGCCACTTAGACCTAACTTCGTaagtcatccctctagactgtaagctcgtttggggcagggaatgtgtctgtttactgttatactgtactctcccaagtactcagtacagtgctttgcacatagtaggctctctataaatacgattgaatgaagttccCTACCCAACTCTCCTTACTGCTTTCTCTATCACCTCTTTTAGTCCACTACAGGGTGTCCTAAACACAGCCCCAAAGGGCAACCAATCACTGCCCCAAACCAACTAATACCAGTTCCATTATTCAATTAGCCCTCAGGTATTGAAATATTTGATTTCCTGCTTATAAGTAAAGGAAAACTTGGATATCGATTTCAGGGTAAGGtggtataatcccggctccaccacttgtctgctgtgtcacctggggagagtcacttcacttctctgtgcctcagttacctcatctgtaaaatggcgatcgaGTTTGCGAGCCCCAcagtccaactctatttgcttgtgtccaccccagctgttagtacagtgcctggcacatagtaagcgcttaaaaaataccatcactaataGCTAGAGCATCTGGCTCGTACTGAGACTGACTGTTGCGTCTGACTACTCAGATGGTAATGAATCTCTACTTCTTCCTACCTAGGGTGGTCATTTGTGGTTTTATATCagtctgtcccctgtccagtacTGGGGGTGGTGGGTGAGAACGGTCAAACTCATGTCCAGTATTCTTGACTGCCATCAGTGGCTACTGCATCGTGAGCAAAAGGCAGAAACAACTTCTTTGCTCCATGTTCCATTCCAGAATCATTTTGCTGGAAAACAGAAAGATTTTAAGGTATTCAGTTTTAATCCAGGACAGAAATACCTTGTTGAAGTTCGCTGCAAACCGGACCATGGATTCTGGAGTCAGTGGAGCCTGCCAAGTTCCATCTGGGTGCCGGATGGTAAGTGACTGAGAGGCTCCTGCTATTCTTACATAATACACTGAgttcaggggaggggaaggtgtgggGACTGCTGTCATTTGAGCCTGAGAAAGGGACTGCAGAAACAGTGGTCCTGTTAGTTCAGCCTTTGGACCTTGGGCCTAGTCTTCCTGGTGAGACCCCTCTCCTTGTGGAATGAGTGGCAAGACCCAAGCAAGATCATGCCTCCGCACCAGGAGCCCCTATCAGTGGATTTCCGTTTTTAAAGACCTGACTCTGAACTCCTCAGAATTCTTAATGCTGTCATCCTGAAAAGAGAAAAGGATAGGTTTCCCCGGGTTCTGTGTTGCCACCAAGTTTGTGGCAGATGACAGAAATTTCCACTAGATCcccggggagaggaggaagttggggaggaaCTACCTGAGTCGAGAAACTGGAATGGGTGGCATGCAGAGCGGGGGGATTTAATCAGGTGTCGGAGTGGGGAATCCACTGGGGAACTGAGTGACAACAGCCTTTGGAGCTGGTAGCATGTTCTCCCAGGCACTGCAGAGGGAGCAAAAAGATAAAAGATAGGGATAAGAGATAGGAATAAGCGATAGGGAATGTTAATTCTGCATCTCCCACAAACCCAGGCCCTATTGGTGCTTCCAACCATTCCAACCATTACTATCTGTGGATTCCCCCTTGAGTTGACATTACCTCAAGTAGTGTCATTGGTGTGTCCGTTTCCTTGGCCATTGTCTCAAGAGATCTGAATGCCAGTAGCGCTTCCTAATTGAACTCATTCCCACCTGAAGTGAAGGTCATTGATTCTGCTCAAATATGTTTGGTTAAATTAAATTGGGCCTCCTTCCGCTCCTTTTCCCTAAATAGAGCCCATTGTTTTGGGGGATCCCATTTAGGGGAAAGTTTGGTAGATATTGTCCATCCAGCACCTTTTGTGGGACACTGTTAATGAGGAAAAAATTATTTCTAGCATCTAGAAACTCCTCTATCTTTGGGGCTTTTTGGAATGTGATTTAAATATGTGTTGCTCTTTGTCTTTAGACTTCCAAGTGAAAGATATGACAGTGTGGATTTTTGTGGCTGTTTTATCATCTGTCATTTGTTTGATCATGATCTGGACAATGGCTCTGAAAGGCTACAGGTGAGACTGCGTAAAAGTTTGATCCAAATCTTGGAAAATGGGCTcaatataagctcactgtggacaggaaaggtgtctaataataataataataatggcatttgttaagtgtttactatgtgcaaagcactgttctaagcactggggaggatacaaggtgatcagtttgtcccatgtggggctcacagtcttcatccccattttacagataaggtaactgaggcacagataagttaagtgacttacccaaagtcacacagctgacaattggtggagccgggatttgaacccatgacctctgactctcaagcccgtgctctttccattgagccacactatcAACTCTTTtacagtttactctcccaagagcttagtaaaatgctctgcatacagtaagtgctcaataaatacgacattgaaaaatacagttgactgaatggTGGCAAAGAGAATGTAGATCATTCAAGATGAATGACTAAACCTAGTTCCTTTTAACCCTCTCCCAAATAAAACATTCTTATTGGAGTTGCTGAGTAGCATAGAAGACTGATCCGAATTttatcctcttcccctgcctcttcctAAGCACCCTATGCAGACACTACAACTAGAGAAATAGTCAAAAGGAATGCAGACTTTAGGAGATTAATCAAAGCAGCAAGAGGCCTGAATACCTAGGTCCTGAATTGACTGAATGGGTTTCTTCTGTCGGGATTTAGCATTTTCATTATGGAGAGGTCTTCCCAGGAGAAGAGTGTATTTTTAAGAGCAGTGTCTGGATGAAAATTCCTTTTGGAAGGCTTATCCTGTGTAGATTTGGCgtaggtagtggaaagagcaaaggccccaAAATCAGGACACCCAAGCTTtccagtcctagctctgccactagcctcgtGCGTGACTTTGGATACGAAACTTAaccccttgggcctcagttcctttacctgtagaatggggatatgAATACCTGACTCCCCTTAACTCTCATGGACATttggaggacaaaatgagatcatTGATAGGAAAGCAATTCGGACATTCATAAGTGCTACAAAAATTCTGGTTATTCATTTTTAGCCCTTGGATGTGAATATCTAATATTCAGAGACAGTGCTGATTCTTTTTGGAGAAACAAGTCACTCATCCCCGCTCTGAACCTACCCCATTTTACTAACAAAAATCCTTCCAGACTTTTCCATCCTTTAGTCTACCATGTTCCTGCCCTTTGtgtggctcttctagactgtgagcccactgttgggtagggaccgtctctatgtgttgccaacttggacttcgcaagcgcttagtacagtgctctgcacacagtaagcgctcaataaatatgattgattgattgattcagaacaaCCCCTTATCTCTGCAGTCTGACAGACAGGGCAAGGAGCGAAGCAAAGACCTTCCCCAGTCAGCGGTTGGCATTCAGACAGCTGTTCCCGCCAATCGGAAGACCCTAATGGGTACACAGCTCCATGCCCATCTTACCTTCCAAGCGGTTTTCCTTCTGGGCTGCTGGGCAACCTTTCAGGGTTAATGCCCTTTCAGTTTCTCTGGGCTATGTCTCACTCGGAGTGAGCAAGAAACTGTTCAGAGTCAGTTAGGAGGGTGGCAAGTGGAAGTAGAAGAGCACTGACTCCTTAatactttctcctcttccctgctgtTCTGCTTCAGCAGAATTTCAGTcctagctcatcatcatcatcatcatcatcaatcgtatttattgagcgcttactatgtgcagagcactgtactaagcgcttgggaagtacaaattggcaacatatagagacagtccctacccaacagtgggctcacagtctaaaagggggagacagagaacaaaaccaaacatactaacaaaataaaataaatagaatagatatgtacgaataaaatgaataaatgaatagagtaataaatatgtacaaatagctCATCCCTTAAAATAAGCATACCAGATGCCTTTAATTAACTGAGactcactgtggcctagtgaatagagcacgggcctgtaaatcagaaggacctgggttctaattctggctccttcacttgtctgctgtgcaaccttgggcaagtcacttcatttctctgttcctcaattccctcatctgtaaagtggggattaagactgtgagacccatgtgagacatagactgtgcccaacttgtatctatcccagtccttagttcactgcctgacacatagtaagcgcttaacaaaaaccatgtaAAAAAACAAAGTGGCTAATGAAAGAAATCATGAAAAGAATGAAGTTGCCTGAAGAGGTAAGGAGCTCGAGGACTACCCTAGCCAAAGACTGACTTAGTTACTTATTTAACATTCTTAAATTGGGATTGTTGAATGTCTAAGTTATAGTTATTGTTCAATGAGCCCCCTCAGATGCTGAATCCAGGGCGGGGCTGATCATcttatttgattaccttgtatctaccccagcacttaacacagtgcttggcatcgagTGAGGacttaacactaataataataatatgaaaaaATAGGTGAATTCCATGACCTTTTAGTGTGACATCTAAATTTCCCCAGTCACAGGTGGGTTTCATCACAGAAGCCAGTATAGCTGTCCATAATGgcatgggggggagggaaggagagagagagggagagggagagagagagagagagagagagagagagagagagactctgtgtgtgtgtgtgtgtgtgtgtgtgtgtgtgtatatatgtatatatatatatatatgtatatatatataatggtacgAGCAGTTGGGAATATGATAGGGGCCGCCTTGTCTGGGAAATGAATATTTCTCATGCTGGTGAGAGCACCAAGGAGGCCTCAGGAAAGCTTTGAGGAAGTCCGAGAACCTGAAGCCACACGCCCCCAaatcattatttatttagtgACCCAATGGTGAACTAAGGGCTAGATACCTGGGATAACCCAATCCCTCCCACTCTATCCGCTTTTCCTCCTGGCCTTTGAGAGCTTCTGCAGTGCCAAGGGAGAGGCTGGAATTTGAGAGTGTTGGACAGCTTTTTGGGGGGAGGATGAAGCCTGCATGACAAGCTGGGAGCTGCTCTTTTCTTTTGTCCTAACAGAGAACTGAGATAGGACAGTGGGTGAGCGGAGGAAGAAAAAGTTGGCAAACACCTGGTAAAGCTGACGTTAGCTTTGGGAATGGGCAGAATcctgtgtagaaggagagagactgtgagcccgttgctgggtgggaccgtctctatatgttgccgacttgtacttcccaagcgcttagtacagtgctctgcacacagtaagcactcaataaatatgaatgaatgaatgaatggaagtaactATCTGCCTCACAAATTCtctgctgttttttgtttttttctagcaTGATAGCTTGCCTCCTGCCACCTGTCCCTGGGCCAAAGATAAAAGGATTTGACACACATCTGCTGGAGGTGAGTGCCAAGGGGAAAGAACAGAAAATGATTTACTAACTTGCACTAACCTTTTTGCAATAATTAACCACACCATGAAAAGACAAACCGTGAATTTAGGCTTTGTCCGGGCAGTAAAACTTCTAAAGTCTGATTTCCATGGAGTTAGAATGTGCTTGATTCGTAACTGGGAAGATGATCATTTGGAAAATGTGATTATTTGGAGAAGGAATGAAAATGTCTGTGTAATACAGAAGAAGGATCTCACGAAACTTTGGGGTAGAGCTTGAGGCTACCCACTTGGGTCACCTCTGAAGCGACAGGAGAATGGTACTAAAATATCCACGAACATGGTCGTTATTACCCTTTGGCCAAAATCTATCTGAAAGAGGTGGACCCCTCGCTCGGGCTGGGTGGGATCTCGGAACGGGCCTTTGAAGGTTGGGCTATCTACCGGTGAACCTGGGCCCATTTGGGAACGCCTCCAGCCGGCTTTTAGGGCGGGAAATGGCAACTAAAGATGGAAGAGATCACAGCAGCCCACCAGGTGGATGTAGGCTTCAGCTGTGAATCTGGCTTTGAGTTTAGGGTGTTTCTGGGGCTGGTCTGGATCTCCTCCACAACATCCATCACCCAGGGCATCCAAACCCCCTAGTTAGAGTAGGCAGGAACCCCATCCACCTCACCTTTAATGGTAACATTCCAGCTGTGGCATCTAAACAGTTGCCCCTCCGACTCCAGGTCATCGTCTGAAGCTGCAGActgagggagaagggagcagtAGGGTAGATGCATGGGAAGAAGGAGAGCCAATGCTGTGAGGTGAATTCATGTGTCTATTATTTTATTAGAAGGGGAGGTCTGAAGAGCTCCTGAGTGCTCTGGGCTGCCAAGGCTTCCCCCAGACGTCAGATTGTGAGGACCTCCTGGTAGAGTTTTTGGAAGTAGATGACAGTGAGGACCAGCAGCTGATGCCGGCTCCCGAAAAGGGTCACTCGCACCCTAGCGTGAAGCCGGCCCACCTGGAAACAGACAACGACTCGGGCCGAGGGAGCTGTGACAGCCCTTCCCTCTTGTCCGAGAAGTGCGAGGAGCCCCAGCCCCCGCCACCCACCCTCCAGCCACCCCCCGACCATGACGACAAGAAGCCCAGCAAGCCCGTACCTAAAAGCTGCAGGTACTGGGGATCCCAGAGCCTAGACTTGGAAGGGAAAACCCCCTACTTTCAGGCCATGGGGTCAAAATCCTCCACCTGGCCCATGCCCCAGCAGGCCAGCCACCACACCCCAAGATCCTCCTACCGCAATCTGAGCAACGTTTTTAAAACGGGCCCGGGGGCCCTTTTCACGGGACAAGGAGAGGCGCATCCCTCAAAATACTCGAAACCCTTGGAGACTGTCGGCGATGACAAAAGAGGCGAACGGAGCCAGCCCGGCCGTGACCCCACTTGGTCGCTGCCGAGTGAGAAGTCGCTCTTCGGCTCCGCTAAACCGACGGATTATGTGGAGATTCACAAAGTCAACAAAGATGGTGCCCTGGCGCTGCTCCCGAAACGGAAAGAGAATCCAGGCCAGGCAGAGACGTTGACCGCTCTGGAAGCCAGCAAGGAATACGCGAAGGTGTCCCGAGTCACGGATGACAACATCCTGGTTTTGATGCATGATCCCAGAGGGGTGACCACTCCCGAGTTTGAAGAATCTGCTAAGGAAGTCTCTCCGCCCCTGCTCCAGAATCAAGCCGAGAAGAAAATAGCCTACAAAGACACCGTCACAGCTCCCAGCGACTGCAGGCTACAGATGGGTGGGTTGGATTATATGGATCCCACTTGCTTTATGCACTCCTTTAATTGATCGATGAATTAAAATGTGATTATTCTTCAGGTAACCCTACAGAGTCAATTAAATGCAATCAAACGTAGACCGCTCCAGAATGTGGCTTAGAATGACACTACTAAAACTCATTTTCCGCTCACACCTTTTTACGCTTCATAGTCGATCAGTTGCCTCCTTTCTAACAGCTGATTGCAGAACAAATTATTCTGTTTTCTAATTGTCATTTGTAGATTGCATTTTTGTTAAGAGATATTAAAAGACATGTATAATAAAATGAAAGTACATGGCTTAGTTTTCTTGGGGAAAAACAAATTGCCAATAACTGTAACATTTGAAAAGGGACTCATGGCTTGGAATGCGACAGAAGTTGTCAGGGTAGTTTCAAGCCTagggcaggaagggaggaagaagagagctgcGAAGGCTATGTGCCATGAAACCTAAGCCTTAAACCAGTTCCTTAAACTTTGCATTCTTCTTTCATTTTATTAGGATTAACCAACTAGAAACAGTTAGAAGAATGGATTCATTCCAAGAAAACCTGAGGAGTTTGTTGTCTTGCTAAGCCAATCCCTACCCCTTGCAGATATAGCGCTGAAACGTTAATATAAAACAATGCTCCGGAACTCAACAACTTTCTTAACCTAAACACTGACCTGATTTTTCTAAATTTTAATTTTGTTCAAAAGCCTCTAGAAATTTTAGCTTTTTGGATGATGATGAACACTTCATATGGAAGTGCAACGTGAATAATTAGAGCAAGTTCTGAATCCTGCTAAATGATTTCCTGCTTCATTTAAAATGATGAATTCACTTGGTGAATTAAAATCTAACCAAGCTCACTTTTAAGTGATTAACATAGCAGGATGCTATTTGATATACTGCCTTACTGTACATAATACAAATTCTACTTTACTACAAACCCATAAGCTTAACAATGTATTTTTGAAGACTATTTTTCTATCACTGAATGAGACGAGCTATTTTCTATCTTCCCAGTACCACTGTTTACGTATCCAATAGATGGAGCATTTTTTTGCTGCAAGGGTACCTGAAGTAGATAGTAGTATACGCAGTTGCCATTTCCAGATTAAAATACCAAAATCAGACTGAGGTTTACTGAAAGATGGGAAGTGGATGTTAAAATAACATTTCTAACATGGACGTAGTGTTGAGAGGGTGCTAGTTATTCTTATCGCCAGTGTCCTGGTAAAATCCCAAGTTTTtagtgctctctctgtctctccccagaccAAAAATCACTTTTCACCGTTTTCAGCTGGATCACTGAAACCCCAAAGCCTTCCATGCTCTGCCATTACTGGTGTGGGGGGATGAagcaggagcagggagaagaagggggtgtcATATTTAAGTCTGGGTGCCTTTAAAGTCGTTCTGAGGACTCTGGCCTCCAACATCCTCTCTCAGAGGGTGAGTTTCTCTTTGACTAGGAGAGTCCACTCAGATGGAAGGGaggaatttattttaaatgccACACAAAGTCAGCATCTTTCTGACAGACTTCCAAAAGGAAGAAGGTGTgcgtgattaaaaaaaaaaaaatgtttgtgctggggagggaacatgtcttggtTAGCCACAGCTTTGTGCTCAGGAGTCAAAGTTCAAGTTTAACATTCCTTAGAGGTGCCTACTGGCCCAGATCCTCAGTTTAGGGAAGCTATTCAAAGTGGAAACTCCTAATTCCCTCTCCTCATAGAGGGACAGCTCTGCTTCCATACAGGCAGCGTTGCTGGTAGTGTCTGCTCTTCGGACGCTTCTCCTTCTGCTCAAGACTGATCTTAAATCACCGGGCCCTCCCACAGTACTCTAGAGAGGAGGAGTGTGAGGCATTATATTTAGGAAAAAAACATTGTTCTCCCCGCAAAGATTCATGCTATCGATGTTCCAGACAGTCGTAAGCACAGCTGGGGCCTAAGTCAGGTTAATGAATAACAAATGACCAGACCCCAGTTTTCCTAAGGCATACTTCTCTCTGGGTATTTTGGAAAGTATCTATATTCTTCCAACCCACCAGAGAACTTCAGCTCATGGACGCAAAATTGTGTATGGGGCTTGTAAGAAACTAAAAGGCAAGGTTACgctgcagtggctcagtggataggagCTGCTTTTCGATAACGACGGGGCCAGACGACCTGGCTGGAAAGAGTCCCTGAAACTTCCTAAAGTGCCTAACTTGTTCTCAGAGTTATTTGTGCTTAGGGAAAGGATGACTTAGTGATAGTGTCAGTGAGTATGAGGAAAAGAACCCGTAACTCCCATCATCACCCTCTTAATAACAGTTTGATCCTACTGAGCAGTGGTTACAAAGgggtttttttcttattttttttaatccctttgAATGACCcagaaataatattaatagtgatgagtagtaataataatattaagtgcttactccgtgtcaagcactgttataagttctggggtagatacaagttaatcaagttggacacagtccctgtcccacatggagctcgtaattttaatcctcatttcatagatgaggtaactgaggtgcagagaagtgaagtgacttgtccaagttcacacagcaggcaagtgacggagccaggattacaacctaggtccttctaactcccaggcccgtcctcaaAGTACTAGGCCATGTGAATTGGCTTCCtgatttggcaaaaaaaaaagaagcatatTCTTACCCCCACTTCTGTTAGAGGCTAAATCTTCAACCAGCCCCAGACACATCATATCctcttggggagaggggaggtctcTCTCAACTCCCAGCAACTGATCTCTGCCTAGCTCCCATAGCTGCTCTGCAACAGAAGGGCTGAAATTTGGCCAACCCCCAAAAGCCAGAGAGTGAATGAGTGCCAAATAAATAAGAACTTAACCTCGGGCACCACACAAAAAACCCTGTCCAAAGCTTACAATGTAGACAGGTTATAGATAAATGCATGCATTCACTAATCCAACAATATTGATTAAACACCCTCTGTCTGAGAATGTTATATAGGCATCTGTATTCACCCTGTATGAATACAGACATGTGATTATCATATTTAGAAGGGGAAATTTGCAAAGAAAATGTCTATAATAAAATGTTCAAAACAGTGACACCTTTCTCTTATATATTGAGCGCACTCCCTCAGGATTCCGCTGGCCTGGAATCTCTCTTATTTTGTTTCCCGCTAACTTTACTGACATTCTATTGTTTATAAGGCAGATTAAAATCAAGCAGGACACCATTCATTTGGGGAGCTTGAGACTCACGGATAGAAAACGTCAGTTTTGAAAGCTAATGCCCAAGTTGTCAGCTCAAATGGCAAAACCTCAAGCAAACCAAATATTGCACGGGATAAATAAGTACTTTTGAGTTTATCTACGGCACTTTGGGACcagaaaatg
This DNA window, taken from Tachyglossus aculeatus isolate mTacAcu1 chromosome 3, mTacAcu1.pri, whole genome shotgun sequence, encodes the following:
- the PRLR gene encoding prolactin receptor isoform X1 yields the protein MTKNVASTTAFTFLLFLNMEFLTGLSPPGKPQVDKCRTPNKETFTCWWKPGSDGGLPTNYTLFYNKEGSEVIYECPDYKTGGPNSCYFNKAHTTMWKIYSIFVNATNQLGSNISDTYYVDVAYILKPDPPVNLTLELKHTKDGKPYLWVKWSPPNLADVRIGWVTLLYDLRLKPEKGVEWENHFAGKQKDFKVFSFNPGQKYLVEVRCKPDHGFWSQWSLPSSIWVPDDFQVKDMTVWIFVAVLSSVICLIMIWTMALKGYSMIACLLPPVPGPKIKGFDTHLLEKGRSEELLSALGCQGFPQTSDCEDLLVEFLEVDDSEDQQLMPAPEKGHSHPSVKPAHLETDNDSGRGSCDSPSLLSEKCEEPQPPPPTLQPPPDHDDKKPSKPVPKSCRYWGSQSLDLEGKTPYFQAMGSKSSTWPMPQQASHHTPRSSYRNLSNVFKTGPGALFTGQGEAHPSKYSKPLETVGDDKRGERSQPGRDPTWSLPSEKSLFGSAKPTDYVEIHKVNKDGALALLPKRKENPGQAETLTALEASKEYAKVSRVTDDNILVLMHDPRGVTTPEFEESAKEVSPPLLQNQAEKKIAYKDTVTAPSDCRLQMGGLDYMDPTCFMHSFN
- the PRLR gene encoding prolactin receptor isoform X2, which gives rise to MWKIYSIFVNATNQLGSNISDTYYVDVAYILKPDPPVNLTLELKHTKDGKPYLWVKWSPPNLADVRIGWVTLLYDLRLKPEKGVEWENHFAGKQKDFKVFSFNPGQKYLVEVRCKPDHGFWSQWSLPSSIWVPDDFQVKDMTVWIFVAVLSSVICLIMIWTMALKGYSMIACLLPPVPGPKIKGFDTHLLEKGRSEELLSALGCQGFPQTSDCEDLLVEFLEVDDSEDQQLMPAPEKGHSHPSVKPAHLETDNDSGRGSCDSPSLLSEKCEEPQPPPPTLQPPPDHDDKKPSKPVPKSCRYWGSQSLDLEGKTPYFQAMGSKSSTWPMPQQASHHTPRSSYRNLSNVFKTGPGALFTGQGEAHPSKYSKPLETVGDDKRGERSQPGRDPTWSLPSEKSLFGSAKPTDYVEIHKVNKDGALALLPKRKENPGQAETLTALEASKEYAKVSRVTDDNILVLMHDPRGVTTPEFEESAKEVSPPLLQNQAEKKIAYKDTVTAPSDCRLQMGGLDYMDPTCFMHSFN